Part of the Candidatus Cloacimonadota bacterium genome is shown below.
TCACCTTGTTGCGCAGCTGCAGCTCGATGCGGATCTGGGGACGAATCACATAACCGCAACCGCCGCAGGCACCGTTGCGAGCATAGACCACGGCGCAGTTGCCCTTGTTCTTTATCATGTTGGCATATTGGCGCACGAGGTTTTGGGGCAGGGTCTTGGCCAGCAGGGTGCGTTCAGCGCGGAGCTTGTCGATCTCGGCATCAAGGGATTCAATTTTCTTGCGCAGGTCGCCCTCGCGGTCGCGTTTGGTCTTTTCCGCGGCTTCGAGGTCTTGCTTGTCCTGCTCCACCTTCTGTTTGGCGGCATTCTCCTCATCCATCAATTCGAGTTGCTGGCTTTCCAGTTCCGAAATCTTGTCTTTCAGATAGGCGATCTCGCTGTTCAGGGCCTTGTATTCCTTGTTGGTCTTGATCTCGGTGAGTTGGGTGGTGTATTTTTGGATGGTGCTCTGGTTTTGTTTGATGTCGCCTTCCAAGGCGCGTTGTTTCTTTTCTGTCTCGGCAAGTTCGGCCTGGCTGTTCAGCAGGTTCGCGGCGGACTGGTCCACGCGCTCGATGATATCGTTAAGTTCTTTGGGCAGTTGCTGCTGCAGCAGCCTCAGGGCACCGATCTGGTCGTCCAGTTTTTGCATTTTGGCCAGGGTGCGCAGTTGTTCTTCCATCGTCACTCCTTGAATAAAAGACTGATGTCCAGCGACTGGTAGGAATGCGTCAAAGCGCCGCTGGAGATATAATGTATGCCCGTCAGGGCAAGTTTGGCAATGTTGGCAAGGGTAACTCCGCCCGATACTTCCAGCTCCACCTTTTTTCCGAAGCGGCGCACGCAGGCGCGGATCTGGGTGAGGTTCATGTTGTCCAGCATCACCCTGTCCACTCCGGCGCAGACCGCCTCTTCGAGTTCCTGGATGTTGGTTACCTCCACCTCGATCTTGTGGGCGGTATTGTGTTTTTTCACCCGGTTGACAGCTTCGGTGATGCCTCCGCAGGCGCGGATGTGGTTTTCCTTTAGCAACACCATGTCATAGAGGCCGAAGCGGTGATTGAAGCCACCTCCCACCCTCACGGCATATTTTTCCAAACCGCGCAAAAGTGGTGTGGTTTTACGGGTGTCAAGCAAACGCACAGAAGTGCCCTCAAGCTCGCGAACCATGGAGCGGGTAAGGGTGGCGATGCCGCTCATCCTCTGGAGAAAATTCAGCGCGGTGCGCTCGCCCTGAAGGATGCTGGCGGGATTTCCCTCCACGCGCATGATCTCGGAGCCTGGCGTCACCTCGTCGCCGTCCCGGCTGTACAGCGTGATCTTGAGGCTTTTGTCCACCGTGAGGAAAACCTCCCGGGCG
Proteins encoded:
- the nadC gene encoding carboxylating nicotinate-nucleotide diphosphorylase, with the protein product MNSSEIIRLALAEDIGSGDISTAYLELEPVPEKAFMIAKAKGVLAGLDIAREVFLTVDKSLKITLYSRDGDEVTPGSEIMRVEGNPASILQGERTALNFLQRMSGIATLTRSMVRELEGTSVRLLDTRKTTPLLRGLEKYAVRVGGGFNHRFGLYDMVLLKENHIRACGGITEAVNRVKKHNTAHKIEVEVTNIQELEEAVCAGVDRVMLDNMNLTQIRACVRRFGKKVELEVSGGVTLANIAKLALTGIHYISSGALTHSYQSLDISLLFKE